ATCAGATAGGGGTTTAACAGTAATTCGTACATGGCCTGTTGGGTCGTATTCAGATGCTCCCGTTCCATATCAAGGCGTAATTTTGCCTCAGTCTGGTTGAATCGTAAAATCGTTGTCCCGGCAGGAGGCTGTAAACTGAGTGATGTATGGGATTTTGTCTCCGTCTTTTTGTTTTTACCCAGCTCTGCGGTGATGTCTAACAATTCACGCCGGGCAGCTTCCAGGGTCTCTGTATCAATATATCCCTCATCTGCCGGTGTGTCACTAACTGTGAAATCCAAATCAAGGGACTCGGACTGGTATAATTTCGCCAGATGATGTATCAAGGTACTTTTTAAGGCCCTTTTATCTGACAGGTATGCCGTAAAGCTGCTTTCACCCACCGTTTGCCAGGTTTTAATGTGAATGGAGCTTAAATGTATCAATACATCTCCATCTGCCGATGAGTGGTATATGGACCCCATCAGGATGTACCGGTTCGCAGGGAATTGCGGATCCTGATCCCGGAATGTGATGGCTTCGGACATGGTGTATTCCGGATGGAGAATTAAACCGGGAAGACGAAATTTTTCCTGGAAAATCATCTCTGTCAACCCTTTTTCCAGCCAGTCCAGAGAAACATCTCCGGTTTTGTTTTCAAAATCCAGAATATATATTTCTTTGTCCATAGGAGCGGCCGCGCAAAGGGTTAGCCCCATGGCGAGACACATGACAATACGGGACATGATACAATTTTTCATAGTACCCCCGCAGGGAATTTGGCGTGTTTAGGTTTGCAAATAATCTACGGCTTTTTTAAGTCTTCTGATAACGACCTTTTTACCCAGAAGCGATAACAGTTCAAAAAGTCCCGGGCTCACGGAAAATCCAGTCACCGCCAGCCTTACGGCATGAATGAGAACCGCTGCCTTTTCACCGGCTTCGTTTGTAATATGGCGCAGGGTTTCTTCCAGATTTTCCGGATCAAAGGGATCTAGCGCTTCCAGCGATTTGATGTAGTGGTTCATGAGAACTTGCACCTTTGGATGAGCCCAACTCTTTTCAACCGCCTCGGGATCATAGCTTACCGGATCTTTCAATACATAAGATCCAAAGGATACGAAGTCTGTGATAAGCTTCATCCGGGTTTTTAGCAAATCGATGGCCTGGTGCAGATAAGTTTTTCTGTCTTCTATATCGTCCTGTGATAAAAGGCCTGCCCTCAACCATGCCCGGGTTACCCATGGAAAAAGTTCAGTAGAAGGTTTTCCTGAAATATGTTGGCCATTGATCCAGATCATTTTCTGCAGATCAAAAATGGCTCCCTTTTTCGACACATCCGTGATTCTGAATGTGCGGATCAATTCATCCAATGTATAAATTGTCTGGTTTCCCGATGTCCCCCATCCCAGATGAATCAAACCGTTGATAAATCCCTCGGGCAGGAATCCCATATCCCGGAATTCTCCTACCGAGGTAGCACCATGCCGCTTGCTTAAACGCTTTCCGTCCGGTGCCAGAATCAAAGGGACATGGGCAAAGCGGGGAACAGGATATCCAAGGGCCAGATAGAGATGTATCTGCTTTGGAGTATTGGAAAGGTGATCCTCGCCCCGGATAACATGAGTGATCCCCATCAGTGTGTCGTCCACCACCACCGCCAGCTGATATACCGGCGTTTTATCGGAACGCATAATAATAAAATCATCAATTTCTGAATTTTGAACTTCAATGGATTTGAAAACCATATCCTTGAAACGCGTCACGCCCTCATGGGGCACTTTCAGACGCACTGTAAAGGGCATCTTTTGATCCAGGTTCTCCCGGATTTCCTGATCCGTCAGATTCCGGCACTTACCACTGTATCGATAAGGCCTGTTTTCCCGGGCAGCTTTTTCTTTCTCTGCCTCAAGATCCTCTTTTGTGCAAAAACAACGATAGGCCTTGTCCTCATTCAGTAAAGTGTCTACTGCGTGCTGATGGGCTAGAATATTGTCAGACTGAAGAACATAAGGCTCATCCGGCAAAAGTCCCAGCCAGGACAATGAGTCCAGAATTTGCTCTATCATCTCCTGTGATGAGCGTTCGGTATCCGTATCCTCAATCCGTAAAAGATATGTCCCACCCATGCTTCTGGCGTATAAATAATTAAAAAGGGCTGTTCTGGCCCCGCCAATGTGCAGATATCCCGTTGGACTGGGAGCAAAACGGACCCGGATTGCTGGCTGATTCATTCTCGATCCGACTCTTCTTCATCGATTTCTGGATATGAGTTTTCTTCTTCAGGAAAGGTGTCCTCTGTAAAGTCATCCTCATATCCCTCATAGGGATCATTAAATTCAAGGGTAATACCACCTGTCCAGTGGGTGATGAAATTATACAGGGCACCTGCAGCCGTCATGAAAAGACTGAAGAAAAACGCATTCGATATTGCCAGAGTCAATAAGGTGAAAAAGGAGAGAGGTCCTGATAGAGTTGTGCCCCCCATTCCCATATCACTCATGGATTGTTGCATCATCTGAACCAGAACATTTCCCATAAAAATGAAAAGAATCAGGAATAACAATCCCGAAACTAAAAAGGTGTTCCTGAATAAAGGCCATAAGCCAATCCGTCGAAGCTCAAGTTCCAAAATGTCCTCACTTTATTTTCAGTTTAAAAAGATCTGAAACCGGTTGATGTAGAACCTTCCCGGGTTTTTTTAATTCTTCAGGGAGTAAATCATGTAAAGGAGTGCCCTGACGAACCTGTTCTTCAAGATTTCGCTGCGTTTTTCCCACATCCTGTAACTGGTCCAGGGCTTTCAAAATATCCTCATGGAATGTATTGATCGTAAATTCCAGCCGCTTGATCAGCTCTTCCGTTAAACGCTGCCCGTAAACATCCCCAAAATCCCGGGTCAGTGTGCTTAATTTATCTTTGATCAAGGCCATCCGTTGCTCCGGATCTGTCAGGTTAACAGCCGCCTTCTTCTCATCTTTTTTCATGTTTCCTTTTAAGGGCTTCAAGGGAGGCATAGGTTTTCTCCATATTTATATCTTAATTTAATGTTTTATATGATGCATTTCAAAAGACAATTCAGAACCGAATTGTGGCTTTTATTTCAGATCCGTCATGAATGATGTAAATTCTTGCAGTGAAAGAAAATAAAGGTTTTGGATGATACAGGCGCTTACAGCTGAACAGGAAATCATATTTAAAGGGTATGAATCCCTTGCGGAAAAGGT
This window of the Candidatus Neomarinimicrobiota bacterium genome carries:
- the gltX_1 gene encoding glutamate--tRNA ligase, giving the protein MNQPAIRVRFAPSPTGYLHIGGARTALFNYLYARSMGGTYLLRIEDTDTERSSQEMIEQILDSLSWLGLLPDEPYVLQSDNILAHQHAVDTLLNEDKAYRCFCTKEDLEAEKEKAARENRPYRYSGKCRNLTDQEIRENLDQKMPFTVRLKVPHEGVTRFKDMVFKSIEVQNSEIDDFIIMRSDKTPVYQLAVVVDDTLMGITHVIRGEDHLSNTPKQIHLYLALGYPVPRFAHVPLILAPDGKRLSKRHGATSVGEFRDMGFLPEGFINGLIHLGWGTSGNQTIYTLDELIRTFRITDVSKKGAIFDLQKMIWINGQHISGKPSTELFPWVTRAWLRAGLLSQDDIEDRKTYLHQAIDLLKTRMKLITDFVSFGSYVLKDPVSYDPEAVEKSWAHPKVQVLMNHYIKSLEALDPFDPENLEETLRHITNEAGEKAAVLIHAVRLAVTGFSVSPGLFELLSLLGKKVVIRRLKKAVDYLQT